A window of the Coturnix japonica isolate 7356 chromosome 12, Coturnix japonica 2.1, whole genome shotgun sequence genome harbors these coding sequences:
- the HYAL1 gene encoding hyaluronidase-1 — protein sequence MAPGWLCWALLLLLPAPLRAAGPGPVLVNRPFVTVWNVPSEPCEHEYNISLPLEVFDVVANKEEAFMGQDIALFYSSRLGLFPYYTAQGQPVDGGLPQNASLAAHLQQARRDIEAALPSATAGGLAVIDWEQWRPLWARDWGSMDIYRKKSEELVQQQHPLWPPSRVQEVAQQQYQKAARAFMEQTLQLGEAVRPAAYWGFYGFPDCYNNDFSSPQYNGSCPVLEQQRNQELGWLWNCSRALYPSIYLPQQLQGTNKVLRYVRYRVAEAFAVQKGVLSSAIPVLPYTEIFYDDTSDFLSEEDLVNTIGESAAQGAAGIIIWGSSADTASKEKCMKLRDYLDGVLGHYIVNVTTSAQLCSHSLCSGNGRCVRREGRLAFLQLDPGHFAINLKAKKPQPMVWLLTANSDVSRLAEDFTCQCYSGWQGEHCDSQGSSNK from the exons ATGGCGCCcggctggctgtgctgggccctcctgctgctcctgccgGCCCCGCTTCGTGCTGCTGGACCTGGCCCCGTTCTGGTCAACCGCCCCTTCGTCACCGTGTGGAACGTCCCCAGCGAGCCCTGCGAACATGAGTACAACATCAGCCTGCCCCTGGAGGTCTTCGACGTCGTGGCCAACAAAGAGGAGGCCTTCATGGGGCAGGACATCGCGCTGTTCTACAGCTCCCGCCTGGGGCTCTTCCCCTACTACACGGCACAGGGGCAGCCGGTGGACGGGGGGCTGCCGCAGAACGCCAGCCTGGCAGCCCACCTGCAGCAGGCCAGGAGGGACATCGAGGCTGCGCTGCCCAGCGCCACGGCTGGAGGGCTGGCTGTGATCGACTGGGAGCAATGGCGCCCGCTGTGGGCCCGCGACTGGGGCTCCATGGACATCTACAGGAAGAAGTCGGAGGagctggtgcagcagcagcacccgcTGTGGCCTCCCAGCCGCGTGCAGGAGGTGGCCCAGCAGCAGTACCAGAAAGCTGCCCGCGCTTTCATGGAGCAGACGCTGCAGCTGGGTGAGGCCGTGCGACCCGCTGCGTATTGGGGCTTCTACGGCTTCCCCGACTGCTACAACAACGACTTCAGCAGCCCGCAGTACAACGGCAGCTGCCcggtgctggagcagcagcgcaaccaggagctgggctggctCTGGAACTGCAGCCGGGCGCTGTACCCCAGCATCTacctgccccagcagctccagggcacCAACAAGGTGCTGCGCTACGTCCGGTACCGCGTGGCCGAGGCCTTTGCTGTCCAGAAGGGCGTCCTGAGCTCTGCCATTCCCGTCCTGCCCTACACAGAGATCTTCTACGATGACACCTCTGACTTTCTCTCTGAG GAGGACCTGGTGAACACTATTGGGGAGAGTGCGGCTCAGGGCGCTGCTGGCATCATCATCTGGGGGAGCTCTGCTGACACTGCCTCCAAG GAGAAGTGCATGAAGCTGAGGGACTAcctggatggggtcctgggccACTACATCGTCAATGTGACAACCAGTGCCCAGCTGTGCAGCCACAGCCTGTGCTCTGGGAACGGCCGCTGTGTGCGCAGGGAGGGCAGGCTGGCCTTCCTACAGCTTGACCCCGGTCACTTTGCCATCAACCTGAAAGCCAAAAAGCCCCAGCCCATGGTGTGGCTCCTGACTGCCAACAGTGACGTGTCTCGGCTGGCTGAGGACTTCACCTGCCAGTGTTACAGTGGCTGGCAAGGAGAGCACTGTGACAGCCAGGGCTCCTCTAATAAGTGA
- the HYAL2 gene encoding hyaluronidase-2 yields the protein MRGGCAAVLALVPALPWLVPAVLAVLARHSPEKPSAAPLLTRRPFLVAWNAPTQDCKPRFQVALDFSIFDLHASPNEGFVDQNLTIFYKERLGLYPYYNKQDKRWEPVNGGVPQRSSLAEHLARLQDGIGKYIRSAASEGLAVIDWEEWRPIWMRNWKPKDVYQEESRELVKQRQPFWSPEEVNKQAVFEFESAARQFMVGTLRYAKSFRPKQLWGYYLFPDCYNHDYSKNKESYTGQCPDVEKTRNDQLAWLWNESLALYPSIYLDPLLASTPNSRKFVRARVMEAMRISRQHHEGYSLPVFVYTRPTYSRRMDVLSQPDLISTIGESAALGAAGVIFWGDAEYTKNRESCQTIKDYMEGDLGRYIVNVTTAAEHCSTTLCQGQGRCLRRNSTANVFLHLNPATFQLQHRDQEQPQRPLIWAKGHLSQTDIHFLQTHFRCHCYQGWQGNSCQQPAGPRGAAPGPLAPMGVVVLLLLWMWC from the exons ATGCGCGGGGGCTGCGCGGCGGTGCTGGCGCTGGTGCCGGCGCTGCCCTGGCTGGTGCCGGCCGTGCTGGCGGTGCTGGCCCGGCACAGCCCCGAGAAGCCGTCGGCCGCTCCGCTGCTCACCCGGCGGCCCTTCCTGGTGGCCTGGAACGCGCCCACGCAGGACTGCAAGCCCCGCTTCCAGGTGGCGCTGGACTTCAGCATCTTCGACCTGCACGCGTCGCCCAACGAGGGATTCGTGGACCAGAACCTCACCATCTTCTACAAGGAGCGCCTGGGGCTCTACCCCTACTACAACAAGCAGGACAAGCGCTGGGAGCCCGTGAACGGCGGCGTGCCGCAGCGGAGCAGCCTGGCCGAGCACCTGGCCCGGCTGCAGGACGGCATCGGCAAGTACATCCGATCCGCCGCCTCGGAGGGGCTGGCGGTCATCGACTGGGAGGAGTGGCGCCCCATCTGGATGCGCAACTGGAAGCCCAAGGACGTGTACCAGGAGGAGTCCCGCGAGCTGGTGAAGCAGCGGCAGCCCTTCTGGTCCCCGGAGGAGGTGAACAAGCAGGCGGTCTTCGAGTTCGAGTCGGCCGCGCGGCAGTTCATGGTGGGGACGCTGCGCTACGCCAAGAGCTTCCGGCCCAAGCAGCTCTGGGGGTATTACCTCTTCCCCGACTGCTACAACCACGACTACAGCAAGAACAAGGAGAGCTACACGGGGCAGTGCCCCGACGTGGAGAAGACGCGCAACGACCAGCTGGCGTGGCTGTGGAACGAGAGCCTGGCGCTCTACCCCTCCATCTACCTCGACCCGCTCCTGGCTTCCACGCCCAACAGCAGGAAGTTCGTCCGGGCGCGGGTGATGGAAGCCATGCGCATCTCACGGCAGCACCACGAGGGTTACAGCCTGCCCGTGTTCGTCTACACGAGGCCCACCTACAGCCGCAGGATGGATGTGCTCAGCCAG CCGGACCTCATCTCCACCATCGGCGAGAGcgcagcactgggagcagccGGGGTCATTTTCTGGGGTGATGCAGAATACACCAAAAACCGG gaGTCGTGCCAGACAATCAAGGATTACATGGAAGGAGACCTGGGCCGCTACATCGTCAATGTGACAAcggcagcagagcactgcagcacaacGCTGTGCCAGGGACAGGGCCGCTGCCTGCGCAGGAACAGCACCGCCAATGTCTTCCTGCACCTCAACCCTGCcaccttccagctgcagcaccgggaccaggagcagccccagcgTCCTCTCATCTGGGCTAAGGGCCACCTGTCTCAGACTGACATCCACTTCCTACAGACCCACTTTCGCTGTCACTGTTACCAGGGCTGGCAGGGCAAttcctgccagcagccagctggacCTCGTGGGGCTGCCCCTGGCCCCCTGGCACCCATGGGTGtagtggtgctgctgctgttgtggaTGTGGTGCTAG
- the TUSC2 gene encoding tumor suppressor candidate 2 translates to MGTSGSKSRGLWPFASSAGGGGAEGPGGQQALARARGGRAATPFVFTRRGSMYYDEDGDLAHEFYEETIVTKNGRKRAKLKRIHKNLIPQGIVKLEHPRIHVDFPVIICEV, encoded by the exons atGGGCACCAGCGGCTCCAAGTCCCGGGGGCTGTGGCCGTTCGCCTCCTCGGCGGGTGGCGGCGGAGCGGAGGGTCCCGGCGGGCAGCAGGCCTTGGCCAGGGCGCGGGGCGGGCGAGCGGCGACACCGTTTGTGTTCACACGGCGCGG CTCCATGTATTACGACGAGGACGGGGATCTCGCCCACGAGTTCTACGAGGAGACGATCGTCACCAAGAACGGGAGGAAGCGCGCCAAGCTGAAGAGGATCCACAAGAACCTGATACCTCAG GGCATAGTTAAGCTGGAGCACCCTCGCATTCATGTGGATTTCCCCGTGATCATCTGCGAGGTGTGA
- the RASSF1 gene encoding ras association domain-containing protein 1 isoform X2, whose translation MSLNKDGSYTGFIKVQLKLARPVSVPAAKRGPGGRPGQRPAGVKRRTSFYLPRGTVKHLHVLSHTRASDVISALLRKFTVVDDPRKFALFERSEKDEQVYLRKLADDERPLRLRLLAGPDTNVLSFVLKENETGEVNWDAFSLPELHNFLLILQREEAEHMRRVRHRYARCRRELQAALAARTTG comes from the exons ATGAGCCTG AACAAGGACGGCTCCTACACCGGCTTCATCAAGGTGCAGCTCAAGCTGGCTCGCCCCGTCTCGGTGCCGGCCGCCAAGCGGGGTCCGGGGGGGCGGCCGGGGCAGCGCCCGGCGGGTGTGAAGCGGCGCACGTCGTTCTACCTGCCCCGGGGCACCGTCAAACACCTGCACGTGCTGTCACACACCCGCGCCAGCGACGTGATCAGCGCGCTGCTCCGCAAGTTCACCGTGGTGGACGATCCCCGCAAGTTCGCGCTGTTCGAGCGCTCCGAGAAGGATGAACAAG TGTACCTGCGCAAACTGGCGGACGACGAGCGGCCGCTGCGGCTGCGGCTGCTGGCCGGCCCCGACACCAACGTGCTCAGCTTTGTGCTGAAGGAGAATGAGACTGGGGAAGTGAAC TGGGACGCGTTCTCGCTGCCGGAGCTGCACAACTTCCTGCTCATCCTGCAGCGGGAGGAGGCCGAGCACATGCGCCGTGTCCGCCATCGCTACGCCCGGTGCCGCCGGGAGCTGCAGGCCGCGCTGGCCGCCCGCACAACGGGCTGA
- the RASSF1 gene encoding ras association domain-containing protein 1 isoform X1, which yields MELIELRELQPEPRPGRGRLERTNALRISPARRHGPGARPEHRPAAPSTGHRFEPRRRGLHTWCDLCGDFVWGGGRKSLQCRHCSFTCHYRCRALVRLDCSGPPGTGDEDDGSEQELEKDTNVDEPSSWETAELDPAQVEQRIKEYNSQINSNLFMSLNKDGSYTGFIKVQLKLARPVSVPAAKRGPGGRPGQRPAGVKRRTSFYLPRGTVKHLHVLSHTRASDVISALLRKFTVVDDPRKFALFERSEKDEQVYLRKLADDERPLRLRLLAGPDTNVLSFVLKENETGEVNWDAFSLPELHNFLLILQREEAEHMRRVRHRYARCRRELQAALAARTTG from the exons ATGGAGCTGATCGAGCTGCGGGAGCTGCAGCCGGAGCcgcggccgggccggggccgccTGGAGCGAACCAACGCGCTGCGCATCAGCCCGGCCCGTCGGCACGGCCCCGGAGCGCGGCCCGAACACAGACCGGCGGCACCGAGCACCGGGCATCGCTTCGAGCCCCGGCGCCGCGGGCTCCACACCTGGTGCGACCTCTGCGGGGATTTCGTCTGGGGAGGCGGCAGGAAGAGCCTCCAGTGCCGCC ACTGCAGCTTCACCTGCCACTACCGCTGCCGGGCCCTGGTGCGGCTGGACTGCAGCGGCCCCCCAGGCACCGGGGACGAGGACGATGGCAGCgagcaggagctggagaaggacaCGAATGTG GAtgagcccagcagctgggagacGGCGGAGCTGGACCCGGCGCAGGTGGAGCAGCGCATCAAGGAGTACAACAGCCAGATCAACAGCAACCTCTTCATGAGCCTG AACAAGGACGGCTCCTACACCGGCTTCATCAAGGTGCAGCTCAAGCTGGCTCGCCCCGTCTCGGTGCCGGCCGCCAAGCGGGGTCCGGGGGGGCGGCCGGGGCAGCGCCCGGCGGGTGTGAAGCGGCGCACGTCGTTCTACCTGCCCCGGGGCACCGTCAAACACCTGCACGTGCTGTCACACACCCGCGCCAGCGACGTGATCAGCGCGCTGCTCCGCAAGTTCACCGTGGTGGACGATCCCCGCAAGTTCGCGCTGTTCGAGCGCTCCGAGAAGGATGAACAAG TGTACCTGCGCAAACTGGCGGACGACGAGCGGCCGCTGCGGCTGCGGCTGCTGGCCGGCCCCGACACCAACGTGCTCAGCTTTGTGCTGAAGGAGAATGAGACTGGGGAAGTGAAC TGGGACGCGTTCTCGCTGCCGGAGCTGCACAACTTCCTGCTCATCCTGCAGCGGGAGGAGGCCGAGCACATGCGCCGTGTCCGCCATCGCTACGCCCGGTGCCGCCGGGAGCTGCAGGCCGCGCTGGCCGCCCGCACAACGGGCTGA
- the ZMYND10 gene encoding zinc finger MYND domain-containing protein 10 isoform X2: MAAAEPLSPAEAEALVRALRGTELRDAGGTGWLRQHECVDKLNMHAILSASAGREQLLIELLVSHCKIPVLIGELITVEVWKHKVFPVLCRLEDFHPSSTFPIYVVLYHEASIINLLETVFFHKEICESAEDSILDLIDYCHRKLTLLVARSASRQPGTQQELHPEELASPPSMQELQKQAEMMEFEISLKALSVLRFITDQVGSLPLSALTRMLNTHNLPCLLIELVEHCPWSCREAGKLKKFDNGAWHVVPPEDQMKMTKLDGQVWLALLNLLLSPECQQKYHFDGFNKSQLLKLRAFLTDVLLDQLPNLVEMQRFLSHLAVTDPAPPKKDLVLEQVPVIWDHILKKNKGKWEAIAKHQVKHAFSPTEEELKFQARRWAQTYSLDMLEALAPDKPRCRVCGVEAAKRCSRCRNEWYCTRACQVQHWQKHRTACDLLAQAPGTAGTQ; encoded by the exons ATGGCCGCCGCGGAGCCGTTGTCTCCCGCCGAGGCCGAGGCGCTGGTTCGGGCCTTGCGGGGCACCGAGCTGCGGGACGCCGGCGGGACGGG GTGGCTTCGGCAGCACGAGTGCGTGGACAAGCTGAACATGCACGCCATCCTGAGCGCCTCTGCCGGCCGGGAGCAGCTCCTCATCGAGCTGCTGGTCAGCCACTGCAAG ATTCCTGTTCTCATCGGAGAGCTGATCACAGTGGAGGTCTGGAAGCACAAGGTCTTTCCCGTGCTGTGCCGGCTGGAGGATTTCCACCCAAGCAGCACTTTCCCCATCTACGTGGTG CTGTATCACGAAGCCTCCATCATCAACCTCCTGGAGACGGTGTTTTTTCACAAG GAGATCTGTGAGTCGGCAGAGGACAGCATTCTGGATTTAATTGATTACTGTCACCGAAAACTGACCCTGCTCGTGGCTCGAAGTGCCAGCAGACAGCCAGGGACCCAGCAGGAGCTTCATCCGGAGGAGCTGGCCAGCCCTCCGTCCATGCAG GAGCTACAGAAGCAGGCGGAGATGATGGAGTTTGAGATTTCCCTAAAAGCACTGTCTGTGCTGCGGTTCATCACTGACCAGGTGGGCAG TTTGCCGCTGAGTGCGCTGACACGGATGCTGAACACTCACAACCTGCCCTGCCTCCTCATCGAGCTGGTGGAGCACTGCCCATGGAGCTGCCGTGAAGCAG GCAAGTTGAAGAAGTTTGACAATGGTGCCTGGCACGTGGTGCCCCCAGAAGACCAGATGAAGATGACTAAACTCGATGGGCAGGTGTGGCTTGCCCTCCTCAACCTCCTGCTCAGCCCCGAATGCCAGCAGAAGTACCACTTTGATGGCTTCAACAAGAGCCAGCTCCTGAAG CTCCGTGCGTTCCTGACCGACGTGCTCCTGGACCAGCTGCCCAACCTGGTGGAGATGCAGAGATTTCTGAGCCACCTGGCAGTGACAGACCCAGCTCCCCCAAAGAAGGATCTTGTTCTGGAGCAG GTGCCTGTCATCTGGGACCACATCCTCAAGAAGAACAAGGGCAAGTGGGAGGCCATCGCCAAGCACCAGGTGAAACACGCCTTCAGCCCCACTGAGGAAGAGCTGAAGTTCCAGGCACGCAG GTGGGCTCAGACCTACAGCCTGGACATGCTGGAGGCTCTCGCCCCCGACAAACCCCGCTGCCGGGTGTGCGGGGTGGAGGCGGCCAAGCGCTGCTCCCGCTGCAGGAACGAGTGGTACTGCACACG GGCGTGCCAGGTCCAGCACTGGCAGAAGCATCGCACTGCCTGCGACCTGCTGGCACAGGCACCGGGCACTGCGGGCACACagtga
- the ZMYND10 gene encoding zinc finger MYND domain-containing protein 10 isoform X1 — translation MGWGSRGVSCRGRPRGRVGWSCKCWGAFCGPRGSVWGCGLSRALMVTWLSCRWLRQHECVDKLNMHAILSASAGREQLLIELLVSHCKIPVLIGELITVEVWKHKVFPVLCRLEDFHPSSTFPIYVVLYHEASIINLLETVFFHKEICESAEDSILDLIDYCHRKLTLLVARSASRQPGTQQELHPEELASPPSMQELQKQAEMMEFEISLKALSVLRFITDQVGSLPLSALTRMLNTHNLPCLLIELVEHCPWSCREAGKLKKFDNGAWHVVPPEDQMKMTKLDGQVWLALLNLLLSPECQQKYHFDGFNKSQLLKLRAFLTDVLLDQLPNLVEMQRFLSHLAVTDPAPPKKDLVLEQVPVIWDHILKKNKGKWEAIAKHQVKHAFSPTEEELKFQARRWAQTYSLDMLEALAPDKPRCRVCGVEAAKRCSRCRNEWYCTRACQVQHWQKHRTACDLLAQAPGTAGTQ, via the exons atgggatggggctcAAGGGGGGTGTCATGTCGTGGCAGACCCAGAGGCCGCGTGGGTTGGAGCTGTAAATGTTGGGGGGCGTTTTGTGGCCCCCGAGGGTCCGTGTGGGGCTGCGGGCTGAGCAGGGCCCTCATGGTGACCTGGCTGTCCTGCAGGTGGCTTCGGCAGCACGAGTGCGTGGACAAGCTGAACATGCACGCCATCCTGAGCGCCTCTGCCGGCCGGGAGCAGCTCCTCATCGAGCTGCTGGTCAGCCACTGCAAG ATTCCTGTTCTCATCGGAGAGCTGATCACAGTGGAGGTCTGGAAGCACAAGGTCTTTCCCGTGCTGTGCCGGCTGGAGGATTTCCACCCAAGCAGCACTTTCCCCATCTACGTGGTG CTGTATCACGAAGCCTCCATCATCAACCTCCTGGAGACGGTGTTTTTTCACAAG GAGATCTGTGAGTCGGCAGAGGACAGCATTCTGGATTTAATTGATTACTGTCACCGAAAACTGACCCTGCTCGTGGCTCGAAGTGCCAGCAGACAGCCAGGGACCCAGCAGGAGCTTCATCCGGAGGAGCTGGCCAGCCCTCCGTCCATGCAG GAGCTACAGAAGCAGGCGGAGATGATGGAGTTTGAGATTTCCCTAAAAGCACTGTCTGTGCTGCGGTTCATCACTGACCAGGTGGGCAG TTTGCCGCTGAGTGCGCTGACACGGATGCTGAACACTCACAACCTGCCCTGCCTCCTCATCGAGCTGGTGGAGCACTGCCCATGGAGCTGCCGTGAAGCAG GCAAGTTGAAGAAGTTTGACAATGGTGCCTGGCACGTGGTGCCCCCAGAAGACCAGATGAAGATGACTAAACTCGATGGGCAGGTGTGGCTTGCCCTCCTCAACCTCCTGCTCAGCCCCGAATGCCAGCAGAAGTACCACTTTGATGGCTTCAACAAGAGCCAGCTCCTGAAG CTCCGTGCGTTCCTGACCGACGTGCTCCTGGACCAGCTGCCCAACCTGGTGGAGATGCAGAGATTTCTGAGCCACCTGGCAGTGACAGACCCAGCTCCCCCAAAGAAGGATCTTGTTCTGGAGCAG GTGCCTGTCATCTGGGACCACATCCTCAAGAAGAACAAGGGCAAGTGGGAGGCCATCGCCAAGCACCAGGTGAAACACGCCTTCAGCCCCACTGAGGAAGAGCTGAAGTTCCAGGCACGCAG GTGGGCTCAGACCTACAGCCTGGACATGCTGGAGGCTCTCGCCCCCGACAAACCCCGCTGCCGGGTGTGCGGGGTGGAGGCGGCCAAGCGCTGCTCCCGCTGCAGGAACGAGTGGTACTGCACACG GGCGTGCCAGGTCCAGCACTGGCAGAAGCATCGCACTGCCTGCGACCTGCTGGCACAGGCACCGGGCACTGCGGGCACACagtga